GAAGGCGAGCCGGGTCAGCAGGTCGCCGCTGGTGTCGGTCGGGCGGACGTCCTCGGTGACGACGCCGTAGACCGGGCCGGAGTCGAGGCCCTCCTCGATGAGGAAGGTGGAGGCGCCCGTCACCTGGTCGCCGGCCATCAGGGAGTGCTGCACGGGCGCCGCGCCGCGCCAGGCGGGCAGCAGCGAGAAGTGCAGGTTGACCCAGCCACGGGCGGGGATGTCGAGGGCGACCTTGGGGAGCAGCGCTCCGTAGGCGACGACGGGGCAGCAGTCCGGGGCGATCTCCCGGAGCCGGGCGAGGAAGTCCTCGTCACGCGGCCGGACCGGCTTGAGGACCTCGATCCCGGCCTCCTCGGCCCGCTGGGCCACCGGGCTGGCGACGAGCCGCCGGCCGCGGCCCGCCGGGGCGTCCGGCCGGGTGACCACGGCGGCCACCTCGTGCCGACCGGAGGCGAGCAGGGCGTCCAGGGCGGGTACGGCGACCTCGGGGGTGCCTGCGAAGACGAGCTTCATGGGTGGCGGCTGCCTGTCTGTCCGGGGGCGTGGCGGGCGACACACCAGTCTAGGCGGCGGGACGCCAGGGGGTGGCGCGGGGACCCGGGCCCGGCCTGGTCACCACGCCACCCCCAGGGGCGTACGTGGGGGCGAGCGCCCCGCGCATATGCGTGTACGCCCCCGCAGCGTGACCCAACTCCCGGTGGCGCGTTGGTCAAGAGAGATTGACCGAATCGGGTCGCCGTTCCCTCCTGCGACCCGCTCCCTTACACGCCGGTTCGAGAGGCTTTCACATGGCCGACCACGCAACCCACGACGCCCAAGCCCGGGCGAGTCTGCACCTGTTGGTGCGGGACATCGAGCGGGTCCGGCGGCAGGTGGACGCACTGCGCACGCTCACGGCCCAGCTGGGCAATGTCTACCGCCCCCGCCGCTCCGGCCCGTCCACGGGCTTCGTCGTCTACGGGCGCGCGCCCGCCCCGACCGTACGCCTCGCCCAGGAACTGCGGGACAGCGTCGAGACCCTGGTGACCGCCGCGGTCGACTTCGACCGCTCGCTCGGTTTCTCCTGGGACGCGGTCGGCTCCGCGCTCGGTGTCACCAAGCAGGCCGTCCACCGCCGTTACGGCGCCCGGCGCGCGCCCCAGCAGGGCATCGCCGTGGACCAGGACCCGACACCCGAGCCGAGCGTGACCCGCACGATTCCGTCGGTGCCCGCCGCCCGCTCGATGCCGCCGCAGCCCACCTCCGGCAGCGCGACCCTCCGCGAGGACCCGCGCCCGTCGGCCTTCCCGGGCCCGCGCAACAACTGACCCGCGAGACCTCGACGGCCGCCCGCCCCTCTGGGGACCGGCGGCCGTCGCGCGTGTCTGCCCCTGCGCGCCGACGCCGGCCGATGTCAGCCGATGTCCGGCGGGTCCACGCGGATCCGCACCGGTTCCCCGCCGCCGCGCGCCAGGCCGGCGGCCCGCGCCTGCTTGAGGGCCGCCGCGAGGGCCGCCCCGCTCCCCGGCGGCACCCGCACGAGGGCCCGGTCCCACTGCTCGCCCGGCGGCGGGTCCCCGGGACGGCGCGGCCCGCCGGGGCGGACCACCGGCAGGGGCACAGGACCGAGGATCTCGGCGTCGCCGGGCAGCCCCGCCCCCGCCAGGAACCCCGAGACCGCCTCCGGCAGGCCGCTCACCGCCGCCATCCGGGAGACCGGCGGGAAACCCAGCTCGGCCCGCTCGGCCAGCTCCCGCTGGGCGTGCCCCACCGGGTCCCAGCGGACGAGCGCCTGGACCGGGCGGAGCGTCGGCTCGGCGACGACGACGACCGTGCCGCCCTCCGCCTGGCCCCGCACCAGCGAGGCCGCGTCGATCCAGCGGCGCAGCGCCTCCTCGCCCGCGCGCAGGTCGGGCCGGCCGAGCATGGCCCAGCCGTCGAGGAGCAGCGCGGCCGCGTAGCCGCCCTCGGCGACGGGTTCGGCGCCGGGGGTGGAGACGACCAGCGCGGGGCGCCCGGGCACGCTGTCCAGGACGTGGTCGCGCCCCGAGGTCCTGACCGGCACCGCCGGGAACGCCCTGCCCAGCTCCTCCGCCGTGCGCCGCGCGCCGACGACCTGGGCCCGCAGCCGGTTCGAGCCGCACTCCACGCAGTGCCAGTCGGGAGCGCCGCGCCCGCACCAGCCGCAGCGCAGCTCCTGCTGCTCGGGAGCCTCCAGGGGCCCGGCGCAGTGCCGGCAGCGGGCGGGTGTCCGGCAGCGCTCGCAGGCCAGCCTCGGTACGTATCCGCGCCGGGGCACCTGGACGAGCACCGGCCCGGTCTTCAGCCCCTCCCGTACGGCCTGCCAGGCCAGCGAGGGCAGCCGGGCGGCTCGCGCGGCCTCGTCGCGGGCCAGCTCGCCGTCGCCGACGGTCCGGATCAGGGGGGCGGCCCTGCGGACCTCCTCGCGGCCCGCGCCGAGCGCCTGGGCCCAGCCGGACTCGACGAGCTGGGCGGCCTCGACGGTGCAGCTCGTGCTGCCGAGGAGGAAGGCGCAGCGGTCGTGGGCGGCGCGCAGCAGCAGCACCTCGCGCGCGTGGGGCTGCGGGGCGTGGGGCTCGCTGTGGCTGCCGTCGCCGTCGTCCCAGATGACGGCGAGCCCGAGGTCCCGTACGGGCGCGAACATCGCGGCCCGGGTGCCGACGACGGCCCGCACGGCGCCGCGCCGGACGGCGAGCCACTGCCCGTACCGCTTCTCGGGGCCCGCCTCGGCGGTGAGCAGCGCGTGCCGCCCCTGCCCCAGGACCTCGGTCAGCGCCGCGTCGACCCGCCCGGCCGCCCGGCCGTCCGGTACGACGACGAGGGCGCCACGACCGGAGGCCAGGGTCGCGGCGACGGCTCGGGCGATCTCCTCGGCCCAGTGCGGACCCGGGAGCGCGTTCCACACGGCCCGGGGCGCGCCGCCGCGCGCGAGGGAGTCGAGGAAGGCCGGCCCCCGCTCGTACCGCGTCCAGGTCCCCGGCTCCGGGGGGCGCGGCGGCGGCAGGGGCTCGGGAGAGGGCCGGCCCTCGGCGCGGGCGCTGCGCGGCGGCACGGCGAGCTGGAGCACGTCGGCGAGGCTGCCCGCGTACCGGTCGGCGACGGCCCGGGCGAGGCCCAGCAGCTCGGGGCCGAGCACCGGCTCGGGCGAGACGACGTCGGCGAGGGCGGCGAGCGGACCGGAGTAATCGGAGGTGGCCCGCCGCTCGACGAGGAAGCCGTCGATCAGCCGCCCGCCCTCGCGGCGCCCGCCCCTCACCTGGTGCGCGCCCGCCCCGAACCGCACCCGCACCCGCACCCCGGGCCGGGCGGTCTCGTCCAGCTCCTCGGGGACCGCGTAGTCGAAGAACTGGTCGAGATGGAGCGACCCCTTGTTCACGACGACCCGGGCGACGGGCAGTTCCTTGGCCAGGGCGGCGCCCCGCCAGGTCCGCGGCTTGGCCCGCGGCACGTTCGCCTTCCGTACGGTCTCCCGAATGAGCGCGAGCTGCTCGGGCCCGTCGGAATTCTCCTTCTCGCTGCTCACAGCCCCATACCTACCAGACGCCACCGACAGCCGGGCATACGGAAGCCCGGCACCCCCGAGGGGTGCCGGGCTTCCGTCACGTACGACCGGGAAATCCCGGGACTACAGACCGGCGGCCTTCTTCAGGGCGTCCACGCGGTCGGTGCGCTCCCAGGTGAAGTCCGGCAGCTCACGGCCGAAGTGGCCGTAGGCGGCGGTCTGGGAGTAGATCGGGCGGAGCAGGTCGAGGTCGCGGATGATCGCGGCCGGGCGGAGGTCGAAGACCTCGGCGATGGCGTTCTCGATCTTCTCGTTGTCGACGGTGTTGGTACCGAAGGTCTCGACGAAGAGACCGACGGGCTCGGCCTTGCCGATCGCGTAGGCGACCTGGACCTCGCAGCGCGAGGCGAGGCCCGCGGCGACGACGTTCTTGGCGACCCAGCGCATGGCGTAGGCGGCCGAGCGGTCGACCTTCGACGGGTCCTTGCCGGAGAAGGCACCGCCGCCGTGGCGGGCCATGCCGCCGTAGGTGTCGATGATGATCTTGCGACCGGTGAGGCCGGCGTCGCCCATCGGGCCGCCGATCTCGAAGCGGCCGGTCGGGTTCACGAGGAGGCGGTAGCCCTCGGTGTCGAGCTTGATGCCGTCGTCGATGAGCTGCTTGAGCACGTACTCGACGACGAACTCGCGGATGTCGGGCGCGAGCAGCGACTCAAGGTCGATGTCGGAGGCGTGCTGCGAGGAGACGACGACCGTGTCGAGACGGACGGCCCTGTCGCCGTCGTACTCGATGGTGACCTGGGTCTTGCCGTCGGGACGCAGGTACGGGATGGTGCCGTTCTTGCGGACCTCGGTCAGGCGGCGCGACAGCCGGTGCGCGATGTGGATCGGCAGCGGCATCAGCTCGGGGGTCTCGTTCGACGCGTAGCCGAACATCAGGCCCTGGTCGCCGGCGCCCTGCTTGTCCAGCTCGTCCTCATCGCCCTCGACCCGCTTCTCGTACGCGGTGTCGACACCCTGCGCGATGTCCGGGGACTGCGATCCGATGGACACCGACACGCCGCAGGAGGCGCCGTCGAAGCCCTTCTTCGAGGAGTCGTAGCCGATCTCGAGGATCTTGTTCCGGACCAGGGTGGGGATGTCCGCCCACGCCTTGGTGGTCACCTCGCCGGCGACGTGCACCAGGCCCGTGGTGATCAGCGTCTCGACGGCGACGCGCGAGGTGGGGTCCTCTCGCAGCAGTGCGTCGAGGATGGTGTCGCTGATCTGGTCAGCGATCTTGTCGGGGTGACCCTCGGTGACGGACTCCGAGGTGAACAGACGACGGGACACAACGCTCCCTGGGGTTGCAGCGGCTGCTGGCTACTCGATACGGACCGGCAGGGGGCTGCGCCCCGCGACGTTCCACGAACAGTCTATCGGTCACGGTCGGGCAATGGACCAGGTGTCTCGACTGGCGAATGGTCGAAGGCGCACGGAATCGGCCTCCGGCGCGGCGGAGACGCCTCTTCGAGTGGGGCGTAAATCACTCGGGAGTCGGCGTTTCTCGTCTCTTCCGGGTGAGATCACGCCAAGATCGCACTCCGGTCACGAAGCACGCGATCCGTCAGGTTCCGGAGCGCAGCCGCGGCAGGACCAGGTCCCAGACCGTCTCCGCCAGCGCCTCCTTCGGCCCGTACGGTACGGGAGTCTCGGCGCCGTCCGCCGCGAGCACCACGGCCTCGTTCTCCTCGGAGCCGAAGGTCTTGCGCTCCCCCACCTCGTTGACGACGAGCAGGTCGCATCCCTTGCGGCGGAGCTTCTCGCGCCCGTTGGCGAGGACGTCGTCGGTCTCGGCGGCGAAACCGACGACCACCTGGCCCGGCAGGGCGCGGTCGGCGGAGAGCTCGGCGAGGACGTCGGGGTTGCGGACGAGTTCGACCGTCGGCGCTCCCCCGTCGTCCTTCTTCTTGATCTTCCCCGTGGCGTAGACGGCCGGGCGGAAGTCGGCGACGGCGGCGGCCATCACCACGGCGTCGGCGTCCGCCGCCGCCTTGAGGACGGCCTCGCGGAGCTGGACGGCGGTGCCGACGTGGACCACGTCGACGCCGGCGGGGTCGGCGATGCCGGTGTTGGCCTCGACGAGCGTGACGCGGGCGCCGCGCGCGGCCGCGGCCTTGGCGAGGGCGTACCCCTGCTTGCCGGAGGAGCGGTTGCCCAGGTAGCGGACGGGGTCGAGGGGCTCGCGCGTGCCGCCGGCGCTGACCACGACATGACGCCCCGCGAGGTCGGGGGTTGCGGTGCCGCGCGCCAGGATCCTCCGGCAGACCTCGAAGATCTCGCCGGGGTCGGGCAGCCGGCCCTTGCCGGTGTCGACGCCGGTGAGCCGCCCGACGGCCGGCTCGATGACGACGGCGCCACGGCGGCGCAGGGTGGCCACGTTCTCCTGGGTCGCCGGGTGCTCCCACATCTCGGTGTGCATGGCGGGGGCGAAGACGACGGGACAGCGCGCGGTGAGCAGCGTGTTGGTGAGGAGGTCGTCGGCGAGGCCGTGGGCGGCCTTGGCGAGCATGTCGGCGGTGGCGGGGGCGACGACGACGAGGTCGGCGCCCTGGCCGATCCGTACGTGCGGGACCTCGTGGACGGACTCCCACACCTCGGTCGAGACGGGGTGACCGGAGAGGGCGGACCAGGTCGCCGCGCCGACGAAGTGGAGGGCGGAGTCGGTGGGCACGACGCGGACGTCGTGGCCCGACTCGGTCAGCCTGCGCAGCAGCTCGCACGCCTTGTACGCGGCGATGCCGCCGCTGACCCCCAGAACGACCTTCGGCTTCGTCACCACTGCCACTCACTCCCCGCACTCGGATGCGTACGTCTCCATGAGACACCACAGGCCCGGCGGATGTTCCGCCGGGCCTGTGGTGACAAGCGTTACGTGCTGTACCTGCTGTACGTGCTTACTGCGCCGGGCCCTCGATGGCCTCGGACGTCAGCAGACCCGCGTTGATCTCCCGCAGGGCGATCGAGAGCGGCTTCTCGTGGACGTGGGTGTCGACGAGCGGACCCACGTACTCCAGCAGGCCCTCGCCGAGCTGGGAGTAGTACGCGTTGATCTGGCGCGCGCGCTTGGCGGCGTAGATCACGAGGCTGTACTTCGAGTCGGTTGCCTCGAGCAGCTCGTCGATCGGCGGGTTGATGATGCCCTCGGGCGCAGTCATCGAAGAGGACACGCTCTACCTTCCGAAGATGGAGAAAAGATTTTCAGACAATGCTGTGGGGTTTGGGGTCCCGCGGCGTCAGCCGCTGATGTCCGGGTCCCCGGAAGACAGCACCATCAACGTTAGCAGCTCGCGCGCGACGTCCTCGACGGAGGTGTTGACGAGCGTGGTGTCGAACTCCGCCTCGGCGGCCAGCTCGATCTTCGCGGCCGCCAGCCGGCGCTCGATCACCTCGGGCGACTCGGTGCCGCGGCCGGTGAGCCGGCGGACCAGCTCCTCCCAGCTCGGCGGGGCCAGGAAGACCAGCTGCGAGTCGGGCATCGAGTCCTTGACCTGACGCGCTCCCTGGAGGTCGATCTCCAGGAGCACGGGCTCGCCGGAGTCGAGGCGGTCGAGGACCGCGCCTCGCGGGGTGCCGTAGCGGTTGCCCGCGAACTCGGCCCATTCGAGGAGTTCACCGTTGGCGATCAGCTTGTCGAACTCGTCGTCCGTGACGAAGAAATAGTGGACGCCGTGCTTCTCGCCGGGGCGGGGCTTCCGTGTCGTGGCCGACACCGAGAGCCAGACCTCGGGGTGGACCTTGCGCATATGAGCGACGACCGTGCTCTTACCGACCCCTGAGGGGCCGGAGAGCACGGTCAGCCGCGGACGTACCTCTGCTGCCATGCAGCGATTATTCCAGCTTTACCGGTGTGCCCGGGACGCGAGTCCCGGATCAGGCGCCGGTGCTGCCGAACTCGCGCTCCAGGGAGGCGATCTGGTTGGAGCCGAGCCCACGGACGCGGCGGCTCTCGGAGATGCCGAGGCGCTCCATGATCTGCTTGGCGCGGACCTTGCCCACGCCGGGCAGGGACTCGAGCAACGCGGAGACCTTCATCTTGCCGATGACGTCGTTCTCCTGGCCGGTCTTGATGACCTCGTGAAGCGAGGCGCCGGAGTGCTTGAGTCGATTCTTGATCTCGGCCCGCTCCCGGCGAGCCGCGGCGGCCTTCTCGAGCGCGGCTGCGCGCTGTTCAGGGGTAAGGGGCGGAAGAGCCACGCCTACGTCACCTCGGATGTCGATCTGTCGGATACGGACCGGTGAGGAACCTAGCGCCCCACACCAGTGGAGCAACGTGCAACGGAGTGGCCGTTGAACGCCTGCTCTGCCCCGGAGACTAGCGGCCGAGGCCGCTCCAGTCAGCGAGAACAGCGGAAAAGTCCTGGTCAGCATCGACCGACCGGGACTTTTCCGGCAAAACGACCCGGTTTTGAGACAAGATTTCGTCAAGTAGTGAGACGGCCCGGCGGAACGAGTCGTCCCACCGGGCCGATCCGCTCCGACCTGCGGATTGACCGCGAGGCCGGCGCGGAGCCGGTTACGCGCCGACGGCCGCGCGGATCTCGTCCGCGTACCGGTCCGCCGAGGCCCGCAGGGCGGACACGTCCGGACCGTGACGCAGAACACCCCGACTGACGTTCGGTACGACGTTGCGGACCGCCGCGCCGAAGACGGCGGGGAGGTCCGCCGGCGTCGCGCCCTGGGCGCCGATGCCCGGCGCGAGGAGCGGGCCGTTGATGTCCAGGTCGAAGGAGGACAGGTCGCCGAGGGTGGCGCCGACGACCGCGCCGAAGGAGCCCATGGGGGTCTCCCCCGCGTTCTCCTCGGCGAGGTGGGCCAGCATGGTCGCGCCGATGGTCCGGCCGTCCTCGCGGACGGCCCGCTGGACCTCCGCGCCCTCCGGGTTCGAGGTGAGCGCCAGGACGAAGAGACCGGCGCCGGACTCCCGTGCCAGGTCGACGGCCGGCTTCAGGGAGCCGTAGCCGAGGTACGGGGAGACCGTCAGCGCGTCGGAGAAGAGCGGGGAGTCCTTGCTGAGGAAGGCCTCCGCGTACGCGGCCATCGTGGAGCCGATGTCGCCGCGCTTGGCGTCCATGACGACCAGGCCGCCGGCCGCGCGCAGGTCGGAGACGGCACGCTCCAGGACGGCGATGCCGCGCGAGCCGAAGCGCTCGAAGAAGGCGGCCTGCGGCTTGAAGACGGCCACGGAACCGGCGAGCGCCTCGACGACGGTGAAGGTGAAGCGCTCCAGGCCCGCGATGTCGTCGGACAGGCCCCAGGAGTCGAGCAGGGCGGCGTGCGGGTCGATGCCGACGCAGAGGGGGCCGCGCTCGTCCATGGCGGAGCGCAGGCGGGTACCGAATGTCAGGGGCCGCCCGGAGGGCGTCGGTGAGGGGCGGTGGTCGGGCGACGGGAGGGCGGTCACTTGGCGGCCTTTCGGGAGTCGGCGCCGACGGCCTCGGCGAGGGTGGCGTACGGGGAGGCCGCGAGGCGCGCGGCGAGGCCCTTGTGGATCGCGCGGGCGTAGAACGGGCCCTCGTAGATGAAGGCGCTGTAGCCCTGGATCAGGGTGGCGCCGGCGAGGATGCGCTGCCAGGCGTCCTCGGCGTTCTCGATGCCGCCGACGCCCACCAGGACCAGCCGGTCCCCCACGCGCGCGTGGAGGCGGCGCAGGACGGCCAGGGAGCGCTCCTTGACGGGCGCGCCGGACAGGCCGCCGGTCTCCTTGACCAGAGCCGGGTCCGAGGTCAGGCCGAGGCCCTCGCGGGCGATGGTGGTGTTGGTGGCGATGATGCCGTCGAGGCCGAGCTCCAGGGCGAGGTCGGCGACCGCGTCGACGTCCTCGTCGGCCAGGTCGGGGGCGATCTTGACGAGGAGGGGGACGCGGCGGTCGGTGACCGCGCGGTCGGCCGCCTCCCGTACCGCCGTGAGCAGCGGGCGGAGGGACTCGGTGGCCTGGAGGTTGCGCAGCCCGGGGGTGTTCGGCGAGGAGACGTTCACGACGAGGTAGTCCGCGTGCGCGGCGAGGCGCTCGGTGGACTTCACGTAGTCGGCGGCGGCCTCGGCCTCCGGGACGACCTTGGTCTTGCCGATGTTGACGCCCACGACGGTCCTGAAGACCGGCACGCGCGCGTGGAGGCGGTCGGCGACGGCGGCGGATCCCTCGTTGTTGAAGCCCATGCGGTTGATCAGGGCGCGGTCCGGGACCAGTCGGAAGAGGCGCTTCTTGGGGTTGCCGGGCTGGGCCTCGCCGGTGACCGTGCCGATCTCGACGTGGTCGAAGCCGAGCATGGCCATGCCGTCGATGGCGACGGCGTTCTTGTCGAAGCCGGCCGCGAGGCCGAAGGGGCCGTGCATCCGCAGGCCGAGGGCCTCGGTGCGCAGCTCCTTGTACCGGGGGGCGAGGACGGCGGCGACGAAGGTCCGCAGGACGGGGACGCGGGCGGCGAAGCGGATCCACCGGAAGGCCAGGTAGTGGGCCTTCTCGGGGTCCATGCGCTTGAAGACGAGGTCGAAGAAGAACTTGTACATGGAGCCGAATCCCTCGTGTGAGTGATGGTGTAGAGCGCCGCCACGGCTCTACGCTGCCCACACCCGGCACCCAAATGTCGGGGCTACCGCCGGGCTGGCGGGAAGTGATGTCTGTGGAGCCGGTGTAAGACCGTTGGACAGTTCCCTGTCCCTCGCCTTAACCGGGACGGCGGTCGGCGTCGAAGCAGAAAGACCCGCGGGTGACCGTCGGGATCCGCCCGCACTGGGCGGAAGAGGTCAAGAAGAGGGGGACACCGTCGTGCCATCCGGTGTCCCCCTGATTCTCACCCGCTGCTAGTCGCGGGCCGCGGTCAGATGCTCCGCGTGTTCCTGGAGCGAGCGGACGCCGACGTCGCCGTGGTTGAGCGCGTCGATGCCCTGGACGGCCGCGGCGAGCGCCTGGACCGTGGTGAGGCACGGGACGCTGCGCGCCACCGCTGCCGTACGGATCTCGTAGCCGTCGAGGCGGCCACCGGTGCCGTACGGCGTGTTGACGATCAGGTCGACCTGGCCGTCGTGGATCAGCTGGACGATCGTCTTCTCGCCGTTCGGGCCCTCGCCCTCGCTGAGCTTGCGGACGACGGTGGCGTTGATGCCGTTGCGCTTGAGGACCTCGGCGGTGCCGGAGGTGGCCAGCAGCTCGAAGCCGTGGGCGACGAGTTCGCGGGCCGGGAAGATCATCGAGCGCTTGTCGCGGTTGGCGACGGAGATGAACGCGCGGCCCTTGGTGGGCAGCGGGCCGTAGGCGCCGGCCTGCGACTTGGCGTAGGCCGTGCCGAAGACCGCGTCGATGCCCATGACCTCGCCGGTGGAGCGCATCTCCGGGCCGAGGACGGTGTCGACGCCGCGGCCGTGGATGTCGCGGAAGCGCGACCACGGCATGACGGCCTCCTTGACGGAGATCGGCGCGTCGATCGGCAGGGTGCCGCCGTCGCCGTTCTTCGGCAGCAGGCCCTCGGCGCGCAGTTCGGCGATGGTGGCGCCCAGCGAGATGCGGGCGGCGGCCTTCGCGAGCGGCACGGCGGTCGCCTTCGAGGTGAAGGGGACGGTCCGGGAGGCGCGGGGGTTCGCCTCGAGCACGTACAGGATGTCGCCGGCCATGGCGAACTGGATGTTGATCAGGCCGCGGACGCCGACGCCCTTGGCGATCGCCTCGGTGGAGATGCGCAGGCGCTTGATGTCGAAGCCGCCGAGGGTGATCGGGGGCAGGGCGCAGGCCGAGTCGCCGGAGTGGATGCCGGCCTCCTCGATGTGCTCCATGACGCCGCCGAGGTAGAGCTCCTCGCCGTCGTAGAGCGCGTCGACGTCGATCTCGATGGCGTCGTCGAGGAAGCGGTCGACCAGGACCGGCCGGGTGGGGCTGATCTCGGTGGACTCGGCGATGTACGACTCCAGCCGGGTCTCGTCGTAGACGATCTCCATGCCGCGGCCGCCGAGCACGTACGAGGGGCGTACGAGGACGGGGTAGCCGATCTCGTCGGCGATGGCCTTGGCGCCGGCGAAGGTGGTCGCGGTGCCGTGCTTCGGGGCGGGGAGGCCGGCCTCGGCGAGGACCTGGCCGAAGGCGCCGCGGTCCTCGGCGGCGTGGATGGCCTCCGGCGGGGTGCCGACGACCGGCACGCCGTTGTCCTTGAGCGCCTGCGCCAGGCCCAGCGGGGTCTGGCCGCCGAGCTGGACGACGACACCGGCGACGGGGCCGGCGAGGGTCTCGGCGTGGACGATCTCCAGCACGTCCTCGAGCGTCAGCGGCTCGAAGTACAGGCGGTCGGAGGTGTCGTAGTCCGTCGAGACGGTCTCGGGGTTGCAGTTGACCATCACGGTCTCGTAGCCGGCGTCGCTGAGCGCGAAGGAGGCGTGGACGCAGGAGTAGTCGAACTCGATGCCCTGGCCGATGCGGTTCGGGCCGGAGCCCAGGATGATCACCGCGGGCTTGGTGCGCGGCGCGACCTCGCTCTCCTCGTCGTACGAGGAGTAGAAGTACGGGGTCTTGGCGGCGAACTCGGCGGCGCAGGTGTCGACCGTCTTGTAGACCGGGCGGACGCCGAGGGCGTGCCGGACCTCGCGGACGACGTCCTCGCGCAGGCCGCGGATCTCGGCGATCTGGGCGTCGGAGAAGCCGTGGCGCTTGGCCTCGGCCAGGATCTCGGGGTCGAGCTTCTCGGCGCCGGCCAGCTCGTCGGCGATCTCCTTGATCAGGAAGAGCTGGTCGACGAACCACGGGTCGATCTTCGTGGCGTCGAAGACCTCCTGCGGGGTGGCGCCGGCGCGGATGGCCTGCATGACGGTGTTGATGCGGCCGTCGGTCGGGCGGACCGACTCGCGCAGGAGCTCGTCCTTGTCACCGGGCTCGCCGACGAAGGTGAACTGCGAGCCCTTCTTCTCCAGGGAGCGCAGGGCCTTCTGGAGCGCCTCGGTGAAGTTGCGGCCGATCGCCATGGCCTCGCCGACCGACTTCATGGTCGTGGTCAGCGTGGAGTCGGCGGAGGGGAACTTCTCGAAGGCGAAGCGCGGGGCCTTGACGACGACGTAGTCGAGCGTGGGCTCGAAGGACGCCGGGGTCTTCTCCGTGATGTCGTTCGGGATCTCGTCCAGCGTGTAGCCGACGGCGAGACGGGCCGCGATCTTCGCGATCGGGAAGCCGGTCGCCTTGGAGGCGAGCGCCGAGGAGCGGGAGACGCGCGGGTTCATCTCGATGACGATGATCCGGCCGTCGACCGGGTCGATCGCGAACTGGATGTTGCAGCCGCCGGTGTCGACGCCGACCTCGCGGATGATCGCGATGCCGATGTCGCGCAGCCGCTGGTACTCGCGGTCGGTGAGCGTCATCGCCGGGGCGACGGTGATCGAGTCACCGGTGTGGACGCCCATCGGGTCGAAGTTCTCGATGGAGCAGACGACCACGACGTTGTCGTTCTTGTCGCGCATCAGCTCCAGCTCGTACTCCTTCCAGCCGAGGATGGACTCCTCGAGGAGCACCTCGGTGGTCGGGGAGAGCGTGAGGCCCTGGCCGGCGATGCGGCGCAGCTCTTCCTCGTCGTGGGCGAAGCCGGAACCGGCGCCGCCCATCGTGAAGGAGGGGCGGACGACGACGGGGTAGCCGCCGAGCGTCTCGACGCCCTGGATCACGTCGTCCATGGTGTGGCAGATGACCGAGCGGGCGGACTCGCCGTAGCCGATCTTGGCCTTGACGGCCTCGACGACACCCTTGAAGAGGTCGCGGTCCTCGCCCTTGTTGATCGCCTCGACGTTGGCGCCGATGAGCTCGACGCCGTACTTCTCCAGGACGCCCTGCTCGTGCATGGAGATCGCGGTGTTGAGCGCGGTCTGGCCGCCGAGGGTCGGCAGGAGGGCGTCGGGGCGCTCCTTGGCGATGATCTTCTCGACGAACTCGGGGGTGATCGGCTCGACGTACGTGGCGTCGGCGATCTCCGGGTCGGTCATGATCGTGGCCGGGTTGGAGTTGACCAGGATGACCCGCAGGCCCTCGGCCTTGAGGATGCGGCAGGCCTGGGTGCCGGAGTAGTCGAACTCTGCGGCCTGTCCGATGACGATCGGGCCGGAGCCGATGACCAGGACGGACTGGATATCGGTGCGCTTAGGCACGCTCGGCCTCCATCAGGGATACGA
Above is a genomic segment from Streptomyces sp. NBC_00094 containing:
- the gmk gene encoding guanylate kinase; protein product: MAAEVRPRLTVLSGPSGVGKSTVVAHMRKVHPEVWLSVSATTRKPRPGEKHGVHYFFVTDDEFDKLIANGELLEWAEFAGNRYGTPRGAVLDRLDSGEPVLLEIDLQGARQVKDSMPDSQLVFLAPPSWEELVRRLTGRGTESPEVIERRLAAAKIELAAEAEFDTTLVNTSVEDVARELLTLMVLSSGDPDISG
- a CDS encoding integration host factor; protein product: MALPPLTPEQRAAALEKAAAARRERAEIKNRLKHSGASLHEVIKTGQENDVIGKMKVSALLESLPGVGKVRAKQIMERLGISESRRVRGLGSNQIASLEREFGSTGA
- a CDS encoding quinone-dependent dihydroorotate dehydrogenase, with amino-acid sequence MYKFFFDLVFKRMDPEKAHYLAFRWIRFAARVPVLRTFVAAVLAPRYKELRTEALGLRMHGPFGLAAGFDKNAVAIDGMAMLGFDHVEIGTVTGEAQPGNPKKRLFRLVPDRALINRMGFNNEGSAAVADRLHARVPVFRTVVGVNIGKTKVVPEAEAAADYVKSTERLAAHADYLVVNVSSPNTPGLRNLQATESLRPLLTAVREAADRAVTDRRVPLLVKIAPDLADEDVDAVADLALELGLDGIIATNTTIAREGLGLTSDPALVKETGGLSGAPVKERSLAVLRRLHARVGDRLVLVGVGGIENAEDAWQRILAGATLIQGYSAFIYEGPFYARAIHKGLAARLAASPYATLAEAVGADSRKAAK
- the pyrF gene encoding orotidine-5'-phosphate decarboxylase; its protein translation is MTFGTRLRSAMDERGPLCVGIDPHAALLDSWGLSDDIAGLERFTFTVVEALAGSVAVFKPQAAFFERFGSRGIAVLERAVSDLRAAGGLVVMDAKRGDIGSTMAAYAEAFLSKDSPLFSDALTVSPYLGYGSLKPAVDLARESGAGLFVLALTSNPEGAEVQRAVREDGRTIGATMLAHLAEENAGETPMGSFGAVVGATLGDLSSFDLDINGPLLAPGIGAQGATPADLPAVFGAAVRNVVPNVSRGVLRHGPDVSALRASADRYADEIRAAVGA
- the carB gene encoding carbamoyl-phosphate synthase large subunit, whose product is MPKRTDIQSVLVIGSGPIVIGQAAEFDYSGTQACRILKAEGLRVILVNSNPATIMTDPEIADATYVEPITPEFVEKIIAKERPDALLPTLGGQTALNTAISMHEQGVLEKYGVELIGANVEAINKGEDRDLFKGVVEAVKAKIGYGESARSVICHTMDDVIQGVETLGGYPVVVRPSFTMGGAGSGFAHDEEELRRIAGQGLTLSPTTEVLLEESILGWKEYELELMRDKNDNVVVVCSIENFDPMGVHTGDSITVAPAMTLTDREYQRLRDIGIAIIREVGVDTGGCNIQFAIDPVDGRIIVIEMNPRVSRSSALASKATGFPIAKIAARLAVGYTLDEIPNDITEKTPASFEPTLDYVVVKAPRFAFEKFPSADSTLTTTMKSVGEAMAIGRNFTEALQKALRSLEKKGSQFTFVGEPGDKDELLRESVRPTDGRINTVMQAIRAGATPQEVFDATKIDPWFVDQLFLIKEIADELAGAEKLDPEILAEAKRHGFSDAQIAEIRGLREDVVREVRHALGVRPVYKTVDTCAAEFAAKTPYFYSSYDEESEVAPRTKPAVIILGSGPNRIGQGIEFDYSCVHASFALSDAGYETVMVNCNPETVSTDYDTSDRLYFEPLTLEDVLEIVHAETLAGPVAGVVVQLGGQTPLGLAQALKDNGVPVVGTPPEAIHAAEDRGAFGQVLAEAGLPAPKHGTATTFAGAKAIADEIGYPVLVRPSYVLGGRGMEIVYDETRLESYIAESTEISPTRPVLVDRFLDDAIEIDVDALYDGEELYLGGVMEHIEEAGIHSGDSACALPPITLGGFDIKRLRISTEAIAKGVGVRGLINIQFAMAGDILYVLEANPRASRTVPFTSKATAVPLAKAAARISLGATIAELRAEGLLPKNGDGGTLPIDAPISVKEAVMPWSRFRDIHGRGVDTVLGPEMRSTGEVMGIDAVFGTAYAKSQAGAYGPLPTKGRAFISVANRDKRSMIFPARELVAHGFELLATSGTAEVLKRNGINATVVRKLSEGEGPNGEKTIVQLIHDGQVDLIVNTPYGTGGRLDGYEIRTAAVARSVPCLTTVQALAAAVQGIDALNHGDVGVRSLQEHAEHLTAARD